Within Flavobacteriales bacterium, the genomic segment CCAAGTTGATGAGGTCATTCGATCCATCACTGTAGAAAGTAAAGATGCTCACCTGATCCTTGATGGTTGCGGAATATCCTGTGACTCGAGCTTTGAATCGTGGGAAGCGTATCTGATAGTTCAGATCGAATGAAGCGATCTTTTCCGTAGTCAGATCAGGTACGACCGAATTCCGGGTACGTGGTGATAGGAAGGAATTCCGGATCAATGGCGCTCTGGACATCAGACCGACATTGGCACTGATGAAGTGTCTACCTGTGATCTTATAAGTAGCTCCTGCCTTCACACCGCCAGTAGTGAAGCCCAATCGCTCTGACTCTCCTTTGGAATTGTCCTCGAACAATTCATTGCGGAACTTCCCATCGCGCCAAAAGCTCTGAGCATTGAGGCTCAGACCGAGGTAGTAATCCAGTTTGGGCAGCTTCTCCGAATACTGTGCAAAGAGATCCAGATTTCTGCGATGCATCTCATAATTGTAGCCATACCGCTCACCGTAGGTGATGATACCATTGGGTTGGTCCAGATTGTTCTGTGCTCCTTGATCGGTCGGCAATACACCATCCGCAAAACGATTGATGTCCAACCAGTACTCACCGCCTAGCAGATCATTGAGCTCTCTGTAATTGTCACTGGTATACATATTGGCATTAAGGCCTACTACGAGATGTTTGGTCTCGCCCAATTCCTGCTGATAGTTGAGGTTCAAGCCCAACAAGAAGGGGTCGCTGTGCGCTTCTTCTACAATGTACTTGGAACGGTATCCTTGGAAATCCTCTCCGGTCCCATCGGCATTTGCCACCGTATGTAGATTCTTGTAGTTGGCTTGATAGAATGCATCCCAATCCAACTGATAGAAGGAGACGTCATTAGCCCACGCATTCTCCAGTGCATCAATTCCATCCGGTTCATTGATGAACTCCAGATAGCTCGGGAGGTTCCTGTAATAATCCGGCCGAGGGTCATTAGCGTCCACCCAATCCAAACGGGTCTGATAGTACTCACCGAATTGGGTGTATGCGGTGGATTTCAGCTTGCTGTCATCATTCAGTTGTATCTCATGCCAAGCCATGACGATGGGCTTGTGTGAGTACCTCATACGTGAGTTGCGCTTCTCACCTTGCTGATAGCCCCAATAGGGATTGTAGTAGTTATCATCACGCAGTTCGAAGGCCTCTATAGTATTAAGAGAGGACCGACCACGGAGTGACGGGGAACCCAGACCTATGAGCCCGATGCTCTGTTCATCATTGAGTCGTTTTTCCAAGGAAAGGAAATAGGACATATTGCTGTATGACGTGCCTTCGATATACCCCTCTTCTGCCCAGCGACCTGAGACGGATGCACTTACAGCCAGACCATTGTCCATCATGCCGGTATTATGAGTAAGCATGGCCCGATTGCGATACGTACGGTTAGAGAGAGAATAGCTGAAACGGGTCCCGGGACGTTTGGAGGTAGCTCGCAGATCCATATTGGTGTATCCCTGAACACCTCCAAATGCGTATTCGTTCTGAGAGATCCCGACTCCGGTCTCCGGATATCGGGTGATATCATTCAGTCCGCCCCAATTGGCCCAGATCCCGAATCCCAATTCAGGATCATTCATTGGAACACCGTTGAGCATGATTGCAAAATTCTTCCCATCCATCCCGCGGACACGGTATCGAGCTGCACTGAAGTTGAATCCCGCACTGCGCATGAAAACATCCTGATTGGACTGGAGTAGACCCGAGAAGGTCTGTTCGGATTCTTGAGCTTCCAGCTGATCGGCTGTAAAGATCAGATTGTTGATCGCTGTCAGATTGAGCGAATCAGCCGTGCTAGAACGCGTGGTATCGGTCTGTGCGTGAGCAAGTCCGGTGGATAAGACGAGAAGGGTAAGTATGGTCGACCTCATATTAAACGTCCCTTGATGGGGGTGCAAAAGTACAAGTCTATACACTCTGACTTGTTGATCGTAGTGTGAAATCTACCATATCTCATCCGAATCCTAGCCCCTCGTTCCAGTATGGAATTACTTTTGCATGCGCAATTCCCATGATGATGAGAACAATTACCTGTGGTCTATTCCTGACCTTGATCATTGCTGCAAGTGCTCAGTCCCAGCAAGTCAACTACGAGATCGGAACGGTCGGGTTCTACAATTTAGAGAACCTTTTCGACACTCTCGATACGCCTGACAAACGCGATCATGAATTCACACCTGAAGGGCGCAATCGTTGGAATTCTGAGAAGTATCTCTTCAAACTCGATCAACTATCGAAAGTGATCAAGGATATCGGCACTTCTATCCACCCGGCTGGATTGGCGGTGCTCGCAGTTTCAGAAGTCGAGAATCGAGATGTCTTGGAAGATCTGGTCGCACATCCTGAATTAAAGGACAGGAACTATCAGATCGTTTTCGAAGAAGGTCCTGACCGCAGAGGAATAGATGTAGGACTGCTCTACAATCCCCAGTTCTTCGAGGTCGAAAGCTGGAAGAGTTATCGACTTTCCATGGCGGATACCAGCTTCCGTACACGTGACCAATTGCTGGTCACAGGTAAACTGTCGGGAGAACGCATCCACATGATCGTGGCTCACTGGCCCTCACGCAGCGGGGGTCAGAAACGTTCAGAACCCAAACGTATAGCTGCTGCTGAGTTGGGAAGACATATCGTGGATAGCCTGATGACAGCCGAGGATGATGCTGCCATACTCTATCTAGGTGACCTCAATGACGACCCGGTGAACAAGAGCCTCACCCGAGTGATGAAAGCCACTGGAGATAGATCCTTCGCTCGCGGTGACC encodes:
- a CDS encoding TonB-dependent receptor plug domain-containing protein; its protein translation is MRSTILTLLVLSTGLAHAQTDTTRSSTADSLNLTAINNLIFTADQLEAQESEQTFSGLLQSNQDVFMRSAGFNFSAARYRVRGMDGKNFAIMLNGVPMNDPELGFGIWANWGGLNDITRYPETGVGISQNEYAFGGVQGYTNMDLRATSKRPGTRFSYSLSNRTYRNRAMLTHNTGMMDNGLAVSASVSGRWAEEGYIEGTSYSNMSYFLSLEKRLNDEQSIGLIGLGSPSLRGRSSLNTIEAFELRDDNYYNPYWGYQQGEKRNSRMRYSHKPIVMAWHEIQLNDDSKLKSTAYTQFGEYYQTRLDWVDANDPRPDYYRNLPSYLEFINEPDGIDALENAWANDVSFYQLDWDAFYQANYKNLHTVANADGTGEDFQGYRSKYIVEEAHSDPFLLGLNLNYQQELGETKHLVVGLNANMYTSDNYRELNDLLGGEYWLDINRFADGVLPTDQGAQNNLDQPNGIITYGERYGYNYEMHRRNLDLFAQYSEKLPKLDYYLGLSLNAQSFWRDGKFRNELFEDNSKGESERLGFTTGGVKAGATYKITGRHFISANVGLMSRAPLIRNSFLSPRTRNSVVPDLTTEKIASFDLNYQIRFPRFKARVTGYSATIKDQVSIFTFYSDGSNDLINLVTNGIDHSYNGLEIGFEANATSTLTLTGAIGHGQFLYTARPEVTRVIDETDTQEPTELAYMENFRVGRTPQSAINIGFNYRDPKFWFAGMDLNYFANSWIDPISTRRTESSVDGLITDDPQWDRILEQTQLDNAATLNLFAGKSWRFDYKYYLLVTVNVSNVLDKQDYITGGYEQGRPTAANLDLFDNKYAYMFGRTYFAMVRISF
- a CDS encoding endonuclease/exonuclease/phosphatase family protein: MMMRTITCGLFLTLIIAASAQSQQVNYEIGTVGFYNLENLFDTLDTPDKRDHEFTPEGRNRWNSEKYLFKLDQLSKVIKDIGTSIHPAGLAVLAVSEVENRDVLEDLVAHPELKDRNYQIVFEEGPDRRGIDVGLLYNPQFFEVESWKSYRLSMADTSFRTRDQLLVTGKLSGERIHMIVAHWPSRSGGQKRSEPKRIAAAELGRHIVDSLMTAEDDAAILYLGDLNDDPVNKSLTRVMKATGDRSFARGDRLFNPMEDLYQKGIGSLAWRDTWNLFDQILLSPGLMEEKQGKWTYHTARVYNKPYLLQTSGSYKGYPLRTFAGGAWTKGYSDHFPVYVILKRPIDPLLIDQE